The following proteins are encoded in a genomic region of Paenibacillus sp. FSL R7-0273:
- the flhA gene encoding flagellar biosynthesis protein FlhA — translation MKGKDLTVLLGVIGIVLMMILPIPEWLLDILLIVNISIALTIILVAMNTRDPLQFSIFPSLLLITTLFRLALNISTTKLILSEGHAGEVVATFGAWIARGQIAIGFIVFLILVVVQFIVITKGSERVAEVGARFTLDAMPGKQMSIDADLNAGMINEQQARERRRNVEREADFFGAMDGASKFVKGDAIASIIILFINLIGGFIIGMTVHGDSFQEALATYSVLTIGDGLVSQIPALLISTASGLIVTRAASEGNLAEDLTGQLLSYPKLLYIVAVTIAFLGFFTPITVMSTLPLAGLMAYAAYSMGQKANKQLIAEEQLVEEKQIEEVRSPESVINLLTVDPIEFEFGYGLIPLADTGQGGDLLDRIIMIRRQCALEMGLVVPVIRIRDNIQLKPNEYVIKIKGNTVGGGELLLNHYLAMSPGYDDESINGIETVEPSFGLPALWIDETVKERAELSGYTVVDPPSVVATHLTELIKRHGHELLGRQETKQLVDNLRENYPVLVDELIPSVLAIGDVQKVLGKLLREKISIRDLVTIFETLADYGTYTKDPDILTEYVRQSLSRQITQQFSQTGETLRVITVGPNLEKKISESVQQTEQGSYLALDPVSTQTVYQRLTEQINRLLQSGQQPIVLTSPTIRMYLRQVIERTMQDIPVLSYSELEPNIEIQSVGVVNL, via the coding sequence GTGAAAGGTAAAGATCTAACAGTTCTGCTGGGCGTTATCGGCATAGTGCTTATGATGATTCTGCCCATCCCGGAATGGCTTCTGGATATATTACTGATTGTTAATATATCAATAGCACTCACAATAATTCTGGTAGCAATGAATACAAGGGATCCGTTGCAATTCTCAATTTTCCCCTCATTATTACTGATTACGACTTTGTTCCGGCTTGCGCTGAATATCTCAACCACCAAGCTGATTCTTTCCGAAGGTCATGCGGGTGAGGTTGTAGCAACATTCGGTGCCTGGATTGCCAGGGGACAGATCGCGATCGGTTTTATCGTGTTTCTGATTCTGGTTGTCGTCCAGTTTATTGTAATTACCAAAGGCTCCGAACGCGTTGCCGAGGTAGGCGCCCGGTTTACACTGGATGCGATGCCCGGTAAACAGATGAGTATCGATGCCGATTTGAATGCCGGAATGATTAATGAGCAGCAGGCCCGGGAACGCCGCCGTAATGTAGAGCGGGAAGCCGATTTCTTCGGGGCGATGGACGGTGCCAGTAAATTCGTAAAAGGTGACGCAATCGCCAGTATCATCATCCTCTTTATTAACCTCATCGGGGGGTTTATTATCGGGATGACGGTTCACGGGGATTCGTTTCAGGAGGCGCTTGCAACCTATTCCGTTCTGACTATCGGGGACGGTCTGGTCAGCCAGATTCCGGCACTGCTCATTTCAACAGCATCCGGTCTGATTGTTACACGCGCCGCATCTGAAGGTAATCTGGCTGAGGATCTCACTGGACAGCTACTGTCTTATCCGAAGCTATTGTATATTGTAGCTGTAACGATCGCTTTTCTAGGATTCTTCACTCCTATTACGGTAATGTCCACATTACCGCTGGCAGGACTTATGGCATATGCGGCCTACAGTATGGGTCAAAAGGCTAACAAACAACTGATTGCCGAAGAGCAGCTGGTTGAAGAAAAGCAAATCGAAGAAGTGCGGAGCCCGGAAAGTGTCATTAACCTGCTTACGGTTGATCCGATTGAGTTCGAGTTCGGCTATGGGCTGATTCCGCTGGCTGATACCGGACAGGGCGGAGATTTGCTTGACCGGATTATTATGATCAGGCGGCAATGCGCACTTGAAATGGGACTTGTTGTTCCGGTTATACGGATCCGCGACAATATTCAACTAAAACCGAATGAATATGTCATAAAAATTAAAGGGAATACCGTCGGCGGCGGTGAATTACTACTTAATCACTATCTCGCCATGAGTCCCGGGTATGATGATGAGTCGATTAACGGCATAGAAACTGTCGAACCGTCCTTTGGCCTTCCGGCCCTCTGGATCGATGAGACGGTTAAAGAGCGGGCTGAGCTGTCCGGCTATACCGTTGTAGATCCGCCTTCTGTTGTAGCAACACATCTGACGGAGCTGATCAAGCGTCACGGGCACGAGCTGCTCGGACGCCAGGAAACAAAACAGCTCGTCGACAATCTTCGCGAGAACTATCCTGTGCTGGTTGATGAACTTATTCCTTCAGTGCTGGCTATCGGTGATGTCCAGAAGGTACTGGGCAAGCTGCTGAGAGAAAAAATCTCGATCCGCGATCTGGTTACCATTTTTGAGACGCTTGCTGATTACGGAACTTATACCAAAGATCCGGATATTCTGACGGAATATGTCCGGCAGTCGCTTTCGAGACAGATTACCCAGCAGTTCTCCCAGACCGGAGAGACCCTGCGGGTCATTACTGTCGGGCCTAATCTGGAAAAGAAAATTTCCGAAAGCGTCCAGCAGACCGAGCAGGGCAGCTATCTGGCGCTAGATCCGGTTTCAACCCAAACTGTGTATCAGAGACTCACTGAACAGATTAACCGTCTCCTGCAATCCGGCCAGCAGCCGATTGTGCTGACATCCCCGACCATCCGGATGTATTTGCGCCAGGTGATTGAACGGACGATGCAGGATATTCCGGTATTATCCTACAGCGAGCTGGAGCCTAATATTGAAATTCAAAGCGTTGGGGTGGTGAACTTATGA
- the flhB gene encoding flagellar biosynthesis protein FlhB — translation MPDIKRYKLDLQLFGGDKTEKATPKKRQDARKKGQIAKSPEVSGAVVLLAAVLSLTIFGGFMKKHVLTLFLDVFQNRMEMDVTAENVARMFNEYGLQILILLAPLLGITFVLALIANYAQVGFMATGEGITPKFSKINPIKGFKNIFSMRSFVEFLKSIFKLVIITYLVYSTLWGEKESFASLSRIDAEGTFNFAAKLTMNLGIKIGVALFIMAVFDYMYQKYEHEKSLRMSKQDIKDEYKKMEGDPIIKGKIRERQRRMAMQRMMQEVPKADVIITNPTHFAVALKYDGSKMEAPEIVAKGQDYVALRIREMAKEHGVMTIENKPLARALFQRAEIGDVVPQDLFQAVAEVLAYVYKLKGKRR, via the coding sequence ATGCCAGACATCAAGCGCTATAAGCTTGATCTTCAGCTTTTCGGGGGCGACAAGACGGAAAAGGCAACCCCTAAGAAACGTCAGGATGCCCGTAAAAAGGGACAAATAGCCAAGAGCCCTGAGGTCTCAGGTGCGGTTGTGCTGTTGGCTGCAGTGCTCAGCCTGACTATATTCGGCGGGTTTATGAAAAAACATGTGCTTACGCTGTTTCTGGATGTTTTTCAAAACCGGATGGAAATGGATGTAACCGCGGAAAATGTAGCACGCATGTTCAACGAATATGGGCTGCAGATTTTAATTCTGCTTGCTCCTTTGCTTGGTATTACCTTTGTGCTTGCATTAATTGCTAATTATGCCCAGGTTGGATTTATGGCGACAGGCGAAGGAATAACCCCGAAATTCAGCAAAATCAACCCGATCAAAGGCTTCAAAAATATCTTCTCTATGCGTTCTTTTGTAGAGTTCCTTAAATCGATCTTTAAACTTGTGATTATTACCTACCTGGTGTACAGCACGCTATGGGGTGAAAAGGAGAGCTTTGCCTCCCTGTCACGTATTGATGCGGAAGGGACTTTTAATTTTGCCGCGAAACTGACTATGAATTTAGGCATCAAAATTGGAGTTGCTCTGTTCATAATGGCTGTCTTCGACTATATGTACCAGAAATATGAGCATGAAAAAAGCTTACGGATGTCCAAGCAGGACATCAAGGACGAATACAAAAAAATGGAAGGCGATCCTATTATAAAAGGTAAGATAAGGGAACGCCAGCGCCGGATGGCCATGCAGCGGATGATGCAGGAAGTACCGAAAGCGGATGTTATTATTACAAATCCTACGCATTTTGCGGTTGCCCTGAAATATGACGGCTCCAAGATGGAAGCGCCTGAGATTGTCGCCAAGGGTCAGGATTATGTAGCGCTCCGCATCAGGGAAATGGCCAAGGAGCACGGCGTCATGACTATCGAGAATAAGCCGCTGGCACGGGCATTATTCCAAAGGGCAGAGATCGGGGATGTTGTTCCCCAGGACCTGTTCCAGGCGGTTGCCGAAGTGCTGGCCTATGTATATAAGCTTAAAGGCAAGAGGAGATAA
- the fliR gene encoding flagellar biosynthetic protein FliR — translation METLLQSFPVFLLIFCRITSFFVVVPVFSSRSVPMQFKIGLSFFVAMVVFSSGGTSITVPQDLTYIILIIREVLIGLLLGFLGYLMFMTIQAAGSFIDIQIGFGIANVIDPMTGSSAPIFGNFKFMIALTMFVIMNGHHYLLDAIIYSYNWVPIDNNLFVKMLDGSLSDFLVRSFAQSFMLAFQMSAPLVTALFLTDVGLAFLARTAPQYNVFVIGVPLKIIVGLALFLILMPSLAFLFQNLYDIMFESMQNLLKLLGNSP, via the coding sequence ATGGAGACACTGCTGCAAAGTTTTCCTGTCTTTCTGCTGATTTTTTGTCGAATTACCTCCTTTTTTGTTGTAGTTCCGGTGTTTTCTTCACGGAGCGTGCCAATGCAGTTCAAAATCGGATTGTCTTTTTTTGTTGCCATGGTGGTATTTAGCTCAGGCGGGACTAGTATCACGGTTCCACAGGATCTGACTTATATCATCCTTATTATCAGAGAAGTGTTAATCGGACTGCTGCTGGGATTTCTCGGTTATCTGATGTTTATGACGATTCAGGCGGCCGGTTCATTTATTGATATTCAAATCGGCTTCGGTATCGCTAACGTAATAGATCCGATGACAGGTTCCTCAGCCCCGATTTTTGGTAACTTCAAATTTATGATAGCGTTGACCATGTTTGTCATTATGAATGGTCACCACTATTTGCTTGATGCCATCATTTACAGCTATAACTGGGTGCCTATCGATAACAACCTGTTTGTCAAAATGTTAGACGGTAGCCTGTCGGATTTTCTGGTGCGAAGCTTTGCACAATCGTTTATGCTGGCTTTTCAAATGTCTGCGCCGTTAGTCACAGCATTGTTTCTTACAGATGTCGGCTTGGCTTTCCTGGCACGAACCGCCCCGCAATATAATGTGTTTGTAATTGGAGTTCCGCTTAAAATTATTGTAGGTCTAGCATTGTTCCTGATTCTAATGCCAAGCCTCGCATTCTTGTTTCAGAACCTTTACGACATCATGTTTGAGTCAATGCAAAACCTTCTAAAGCTTCTGGGCAATAGTCCTTAG
- the fliQ gene encoding flagellar biosynthesis protein FliQ: MNAEFIIGLAGQAVYLILETSAPMLILGLVVGLIVSIFQATTQIQEQTLAFVPKIVAVLMALLIFGPWIITKLVDFTRQILGSLYMYIG, from the coding sequence ATGAATGCGGAGTTTATCATCGGTCTGGCAGGCCAAGCCGTATATTTGATTCTTGAGACAAGTGCTCCCATGCTGATTCTTGGTCTGGTGGTGGGACTGATCGTCAGTATCTTTCAGGCAACAACGCAGATTCAGGAGCAGACCTTGGCCTTTGTTCCAAAAATTGTTGCTGTACTAATGGCCTTGCTGATTTTCGGGCCTTGGATTATTACTAAGCTCGTAGATTTTACCCGTCAAATTTTGGGCAGTCTTTATATGTATATCGGTTAG
- the fliP gene encoding flagellar type III secretion system pore protein FliP (The bacterial flagellar biogenesis protein FliP forms a type III secretion system (T3SS)-type pore required for flagellar assembly.) has translation MNKKLILSFLLLGIFSMLLLHPIHADPIPNINIQVGDGDGTAGGGTSSLSILLLVTVLSVAPAFLVLMTSFTRIVIVLGFVRTSLGTQQMPPNQVLVGLALFLTLFIMSPTLSQVNEQALQPYMNGTLTQSEALDKAADPMKEFMFKQTNTKDLLLFMNYTGSNATVKPETYSDIPLTVMVPAFAIGEMKKAFMMGFMIFIPFLIIDIVVSSTLMAMGMMMLPPVMISLPFKIMLFVLVDGWYLVVQSLLLSFNT, from the coding sequence ATGAACAAAAAGCTGATTCTTTCTTTTCTGTTGCTCGGTATTTTCAGTATGCTGCTCTTACATCCGATTCACGCAGATCCTATTCCGAATATTAACATTCAGGTCGGAGACGGTGACGGTACAGCCGGCGGGGGAACCAGTTCCCTCTCAATTTTGCTCCTTGTGACCGTTTTGAGTGTCGCCCCGGCTTTTTTAGTCCTTATGACCAGCTTTACAAGAATAGTTATTGTGCTGGGCTTCGTCAGAACCTCTCTTGGGACACAGCAGATGCCTCCGAACCAGGTACTGGTGGGGTTGGCGCTGTTTCTTACCCTGTTTATAATGTCACCTACGCTTTCACAGGTGAATGAGCAGGCGTTACAGCCATATATGAACGGGACCCTTACCCAATCCGAGGCGCTCGACAAAGCTGCCGATCCGATGAAGGAATTTATGTTTAAGCAGACGAACACTAAGGATTTGCTGCTGTTTATGAATTATACGGGCAGCAACGCTACGGTTAAGCCTGAAACCTACAGCGATATTCCGCTTACCGTTATGGTGCCTGCGTTTGCCATCGGTGAAATGAAAAAGGCATTTATGATGGGGTTCATGATTTTTATCCCGTTTTTGATTATTGATATTGTAGTTTCAAGTACTCTGATGGCTATGGGGATGATGATGCTTCCGCCGGTCATGATCTCATTACCCTTCAAAATAATGCTCTTCGTACTGGTCGACGGCTGGTATCTGGTCGTTCAGTCACTGCTGCTTAGTTTCAACACCTGA
- a CDS encoding flagellar biosynthetic protein FliO gives MLANSGMLGDSNPLLSLIKVIFVLAIIVVIIVLLIRFLGRRNQTLMSGQSIRTLGAAGMGPNKSVQILEIGGSLYLIGVGENITILDKITDPAEVALIVSRFEDQAAGQNNFLMPLLSKVKAKMRGEVPSQEIELNETSTFYETLQSKLAQAPERKEKMEELLRDDSLKDESRNL, from the coding sequence ATGCTAGCCAATTCCGGAATGCTCGGAGACAGCAATCCCCTGCTGAGTTTAATTAAGGTTATTTTTGTGCTTGCCATCATTGTTGTAATTATTGTGCTGCTGATCCGGTTTCTCGGTCGCCGCAACCAGACTTTAATGAGCGGGCAATCCATCCGGACGCTTGGAGCGGCCGGCATGGGCCCTAACAAGTCGGTGCAGATACTGGAGATCGGCGGCAGTCTCTACTTAATCGGGGTCGGTGAGAATATAACCATTCTGGATAAAATCACGGATCCCGCCGAAGTAGCACTTATAGTATCAAGATTTGAGGATCAGGCGGCAGGGCAAAACAATTTTCTCATGCCGCTCCTGTCCAAGGTGAAGGCGAAGATGCGCGGAGAAGTACCTTCACAGGAAATCGAACTAAATGAAACATCCACTTTTTATGAGACCTTGCAATCCAAGCTTGCGCAGGCGCCTGAGCGTAAAGAGAAAATGGAAGAGCTTCTCCGGGATGATAGTCTTAAGGATGAGTCGAGGAACTTATGA
- a CDS encoding response regulator → MANRILIVDDAAFMRMMIRDILSKNGFEVVGEAQDGSQAIEKFKELRPDLITMDITMPEMDGIAALKEIKKVDANAKVIMCSAMGQQAMVIDAIQAGAKDFIVKPFQADRVVEAINKTLGV, encoded by the coding sequence ATGGCTAACCGAATTCTAATCGTGGACGATGCAGCATTTATGAGAATGATGATCCGTGACATTTTGTCGAAAAACGGATTTGAGGTAGTAGGAGAAGCGCAGGACGGTTCGCAGGCAATCGAGAAGTTTAAAGAGCTGCGCCCTGACCTGATTACAATGGACATTACAATGCCTGAAATGGACGGAATTGCCGCCCTGAAGGAAATTAAAAAAGTGGATGCCAACGCCAAAGTCATCATGTGCTCAGCCATGGGTCAGCAGGCTATGGTTATTGATGCCATTCAAGCCGGAGCGAAGGACTTTATTGTGAAGCCTTTCCAGGCAGACCGTGTTGTTGAAGCAATCAACAAAACGCTGGGCGTATAG